In one Bryobacteraceae bacterium genomic region, the following are encoded:
- a CDS encoding coproporphyrinogen-III oxidase family protein has translation MTDVAQIRHDDETRAGSYFVSNYPPYAFWKPDYVPEALASLDRPPAVQSPLGLYIHIPFCRKRCHFCYFKVYTDKNASEVERYLDAVAAEAALYAPKAFVGGRKPTFVYFGGGTPSYISSTQLTGLADRIKRLFPWDEAREVAFECEPGTITEGKLEAIKAIGVTRLSLGVENFNEEILKKNGRAHGEKHIVPAYELARKVGFNQINIDLIAGMIDETEENWRDCVARAIALQPDAITVYQMEVPFNTTIFKEMKVYGETAAPVAPWGVKRRWIEYAFAELEKAGYTIGSAYTAVRTKENASFLYRDLLWRGADMLGLGVASFSHVQGTHFQNEHEFENYIGRANGGELPIFRALRPLDDERMMREMILQMKLGRVQKKYFEDKFGIDIHKRFAPPLHQLRDEGFLEIEPDGVRLNRQGLLRVDRLLHEFFKPEHRVA, from the coding sequence ATGACCGACGTGGCCCAAATCCGGCACGACGACGAGACCCGCGCGGGCAGCTACTTCGTCTCCAACTACCCACCCTACGCATTCTGGAAGCCCGACTACGTCCCCGAAGCTCTGGCCTCGCTCGATCGGCCGCCCGCCGTTCAATCCCCGCTCGGCCTCTACATCCACATTCCCTTCTGCCGCAAGCGCTGCCACTTCTGCTACTTCAAGGTTTACACCGACAAGAACGCGAGCGAGGTGGAACGCTACCTCGACGCCGTGGCCGCGGAAGCCGCGCTGTATGCCCCGAAGGCCTTTGTCGGCGGACGCAAGCCCACCTTCGTCTATTTCGGCGGCGGCACTCCTTCTTACATCTCGTCCACGCAGCTCACCGGCCTTGCCGACCGCATCAAACGCCTCTTCCCCTGGGACGAGGCCCGCGAAGTAGCCTTTGAGTGCGAGCCCGGCACGATCACCGAAGGCAAGCTCGAAGCCATCAAAGCGATCGGCGTCACCCGTCTCAGCCTCGGAGTGGAAAACTTCAATGAGGAAATCCTCAAGAAGAACGGCCGCGCCCACGGCGAGAAGCACATCGTCCCGGCCTACGAACTCGCGCGCAAGGTCGGTTTCAACCAGATCAACATCGACCTCATTGCCGGCATGATCGACGAGACCGAGGAGAACTGGCGCGATTGCGTCGCCCGCGCCATCGCCCTCCAGCCGGACGCCATCACGGTCTACCAGATGGAGGTCCCGTTCAACACCACGATCTTCAAGGAGATGAAGGTCTACGGCGAAACGGCCGCGCCCGTCGCCCCTTGGGGCGTGAAACGCCGCTGGATCGAATACGCCTTCGCCGAACTCGAAAAGGCCGGCTATACGATCGGAAGCGCCTACACCGCTGTCCGCACCAAGGAAAACGCGAGCTTCCTCTACCGCGATCTCCTCTGGCGCGGCGCCGACATGCTCGGTCTCGGTGTGGCCTCGTTCTCGCACGTCCAGGGCACCCACTTCCAGAACGAACACGAATTCGAAAACTACATCGGACGCGCCAACGGCGGCGAACTCCCGATCTTCCGCGCCCTCCGGCCCCTCGACGACGAACGCATGATGCGCGAAATGATCCTGCAGATGAAACTCGGCCGCGTGCAGAAAAAGTATTTCGAAGACAAGTTCGGCATCGATATCCATAAGCGCTTCGCGCCCCCGCTTCACCAGTTGCGCGACGAGGGATTCCTCGAGATCGAGCCCGACGGCGTGCGCCTGAACCGGCAGGGACTGCTCCGTGTGGACCGGCTCCTCCACGAGTTCTTCAAGCCGGAGCACCGCGTCGCCTAG
- a CDS encoding ROK family protein — MDLAIGVDIGGTSVKCGLVDRAGSVRASWDEPSPKSREGFETLLRKAVAAWPEAGGVGFGCKGILDPVTTEVIRSPGPVAFLEGLRLSDLAGGVARTAADNDARAAMMGEILWGSAKGRRDVLMFTLGTGVGGAALVNGKLAIGAAKIAGHLGHVTIEADGVECICGNRGCLETVFSAKAIESAALRAVHAGCDTALATREVTCEAVFQAAAGGDWVAAGIVRRAIHRLGAAVAGMLFVFDPEAVIVGGRIASAGDALMKPLREEIYGRTRRFLGRDVPLVPPGVADNTGVAGAAALVMDL, encoded by the coding sequence TTGGATCTGGCGATCGGGGTGGATATCGGGGGCACGTCGGTGAAGTGCGGTCTGGTGGACCGCGCCGGCAGCGTCCGCGCCAGTTGGGATGAGCCTTCGCCGAAGTCGCGCGAAGGGTTTGAAACGCTCTTGCGGAAGGCCGTGGCGGCATGGCCAGAAGCTGGCGGGGTGGGCTTCGGCTGCAAGGGCATTCTCGATCCGGTAACGACGGAGGTGATTCGCTCGCCCGGACCGGTGGCGTTTCTCGAAGGGCTCCGGCTTTCCGACCTTGCCGGCGGCGTCGCGCGTACGGCCGCCGACAACGACGCCCGCGCGGCGATGATGGGCGAGATCCTCTGGGGCTCGGCCAAAGGCCGCCGCGACGTGCTCATGTTTACGCTTGGCACCGGAGTCGGCGGCGCGGCCTTGGTGAACGGAAAGCTCGCCATCGGCGCCGCGAAGATAGCCGGCCACCTCGGCCACGTGACTATCGAAGCCGACGGCGTCGAGTGCATCTGCGGTAATCGTGGCTGCCTGGAGACGGTGTTCTCCGCGAAGGCGATCGAATCCGCCGCCCTGCGCGCCGTTCATGCCGGCTGCGACACCGCGCTCGCCACCCGCGAAGTGACATGCGAAGCGGTCTTCCAGGCCGCCGCCGGCGGTGACTGGGTCGCGGCGGGTATCGTGCGGCGCGCCATCCACCGTCTCGGCGCCGCCGTCGCCGGGATGCTGTTCGTCTTCGACCCCGAAGCAGTGATCGTCGGAGGCCGCATCGCCTCGGCCGGCGACGCTCTCATGAAGCCGCTGCGCGAGGAGATCTACGGCCGCACACGCCGCTTCCTCGGCCGCGACGTCCCGCTCGTACCGCCCGGAGTGGCCGACAACACGGGGGTCGCGGGGGCCGCCGCGCTCGTGATGGATCTGTAG
- a CDS encoding cobalamin-independent methionine synthase II family protein has product MRTTVIGSYPFPGWLEFVSAQLEYLGPEDIREMQDDAVIAAVHDQMGAGLDVITDGEQTRLDFNLSFYGYLAGIEPDKPPARRYGPPGHDQRGKHAILGEIRAPKGLGVVLEYERLQRLFPPRDGGPVLKASVPGPYTLSGRLIPNEQYSDRWAVTEALVPLVRKELEDVVAAGCTEICVDEPSMSCYAHREDPERFVDIFNRTVESVVGKCRLSTHLCFGNYKGRAVGLRRYAPMFPAFLGLSADEIHVEMASREFAEIEVIGKIAAEKHVAVGIVDVKSYYIEPVEEVARRVRMCLKHAPADRLSFAPDCGLSQTARWAARQKLRNMVAGVRLVKGEL; this is encoded by the coding sequence ATGAGAACGACCGTGATCGGGAGTTATCCGTTCCCGGGTTGGCTCGAGTTTGTCTCGGCGCAACTGGAATACCTGGGGCCGGAGGATATCCGCGAAATGCAGGACGACGCGGTGATCGCCGCCGTCCACGATCAGATGGGCGCCGGGCTCGACGTTATCACCGACGGCGAGCAGACCCGCCTCGATTTCAATCTCTCGTTCTACGGCTACCTGGCCGGCATTGAACCGGACAAGCCGCCGGCCCGCCGCTACGGCCCCCCCGGTCATGATCAGCGCGGCAAACACGCCATCCTCGGCGAGATCCGTGCGCCCAAGGGCCTCGGCGTCGTACTCGAATACGAGCGGCTCCAGCGCCTCTTCCCCCCGCGCGACGGCGGACCCGTGCTGAAGGCGAGCGTCCCCGGGCCCTATACCCTCAGCGGCCGTCTCATTCCGAATGAGCAGTATTCGGACCGTTGGGCTGTCACCGAAGCGCTCGTCCCGTTGGTGCGCAAGGAGCTCGAAGACGTCGTCGCGGCGGGCTGCACCGAGATCTGCGTCGACGAGCCGTCAATGAGCTGCTACGCGCACCGCGAAGACCCCGAGCGGTTCGTCGATATCTTCAATCGCACCGTGGAGTCCGTCGTGGGGAAGTGCCGCCTCTCGACCCATCTCTGTTTCGGCAACTACAAGGGCCGCGCCGTTGGCCTGCGCCGCTACGCCCCGATGTTCCCGGCGTTTCTCGGCCTGAGCGCCGACGAGATTCACGTGGAGATGGCCAGCCGTGAGTTCGCCGAGATCGAGGTGATCGGAAAGATCGCAGCCGAAAAGCACGTCGCGGTGGGCATCGTCGACGTGAAGAGCTACTACATCGAGCCGGTGGAAGAAGTCGCGCGCCGCGTCCGGATGTGCCTGAAGCATGCTCCGGCGGACCGTCTCTCCTTCGCGCCCGATTGCGGCTTGAGCCAAACCGCGCGATGGGCCGCCCGCCAGAAGCTGCGCAACATGGTGGCAGGCGTCCGGCTCGTGAAAGGGGAACTGTAG